GGACGGCGCCTGTTGAATGCCTACGGGCCCTGCGAGACGACTGTCTGCGCGACGCACGGGCTCTGCGCGGCCGGAGCCGCACCGGATATCGGTACGCCGATTGCCGGAATGATCGTTACGATGGCAGACCGCTATGGACAGCCCGCGATCCCTGGAGCGGTGGGGGAGATCGTCATCGGCGGGATCGGCGTCGGGCTCGGCTATCTCGGCGATGACGAAGCGACGGCGGAAAAGTTCGTCGACGGACCGGACGGAACGCGGATGTACCGGACCGGGGACATGGCGCGGGTTACCGGTGACGGACGGATCCAGTTCGTCGGGCGCGAAGACCGGCAGGTCAAAATCCGCGGCGTACGCATCGAACTCGACGAGATCGAGCATGCGCTGCGCAATGTGGCCGGCGTCGCGCAGGCGGCGGTGAAGACCGTTCCGGGCGCGGACGGGCGCCCGGCGCTTGCGGCCTGGCTGACCGGACCTGCGCCGGCCGCCGCCAGCGACGTGCGAAAGTTGCTCGGAGAGAAACTTCCCGAGACCATGCTGCCGGCTTTCCTCAACGTGCTCGATGCGATGCCGAGGACCGTCACGGGCAAGATCGACCGCACCGCGCTGGTATTGCCTCAAGCCGCCACGGCAGAAGAGGACGAGGCGCCGCGCTCCGGGACAGAGGCGGACATCCTCGACATTTTCCGCGAGGTGCTTTCGCTCGAGAAGCGTCCGGGACGAACCCGGAACTTCTTCACCCTTGGTGGCCACTCGCTCCTCGCGGTCCGTCTGGCGGCGAGATTGGGCGAGAAGCTCGGCTGCAAACTGCCGCTGCCGCTCGTCTTTGCCAACCCGACGGCCGCCGGCCTTGCCGCGCTGGTCATGGGGCAACCGGAGGAGCGCGGTCCGTGCCTGTTACGGACCTTGCGCGAAGGTGCGGAGCCGGCGGCCTATCTTGTCCACCCGGTCGACGGGTCCGGAGCGGTTTATCGGAAGCTTGCCGATGCCTGGGCTGGTGAGCGCCGCATCGTCGCGGTCGAGCAGGGAACCGGCTTCGAGACCCTCGCGGACCAGGCGGACGCTTATGCGGACGTCATCTCGCACGCGGCGGACGAGACTGCGCCCATCCTGCTGGCGGGCTGGTCGCTCGGTGCTGTCATCGCGGCCGCTGTCGCAGCATGGTTGCGCGAAACGGGCCGGGATGTGAGGCTGGTGCTGCTGGATGCCGCCGCACCGGTGGCGGGCGATGCCGCAATCGATGCGGCGGAAATCGAGGCTGCGGCGGCCGCAGCAGGAGCGGATGCGGAGATTGTGGCCCGCGCGCGGGACAATGTGCGTATCGCAGCGGAGCACCGGTTCTATCCGGCGGCGGGGATGGCCGCCCTTATCAGGGCCAGAGGCACCGAACGTCCCGGAATGGACGAAGGGCTCGGTTGGGCGGCGATCTTCGACCGCCTGACCGTAAAAGAGGCTGCAGGGACACATCAGACATTGCTGCGCGAGGGCGACCTTGCGGAGCTGACAAAGCTGATCGAATTGCTTTGGCACGAGCAAGGGGAGCGATAGGGATGGCTACGCTGGACGGAACCGTACGGCAATTGTTCGAGGGCGAGGATTTCGCGGTCCTCGTCGAGGCGGACGGCACGAGCGGCAACGCCGCGTCCTGGGTCTCGGCCAATCTCGCCGGGATCGAGGAGCTGGCGAAGACGCATCCGGTCGTGGTCCTGCGCGGCATCGGCCTGTCCGACGAGAAGGGCTTTCCGCCGGTGCGCGACCTTCTGGTCGGCCGCCCGGCGAACTATGTCTATCGCTCGACGCCGCGTACCGAAGTGCTCGAAGGCGTGCTGACCGCGACGGAATATCCGGCGAGCGAAGAGATCCTGATGCATTGCGAGAACGCCTACCAGCGTGACTGGCCACTGCGTCTGGTCTTCTGCTGCATCAAACCGGCGGAGACGGGCGGACAGACGCCGGTGGCCGACGTGCGCAAGGTCACGCGGGATATCGGCGAGGAGATCCTCGACGAGGTCGAGCGCCGGGGCATCCGTTACATCCGGAACTACCACGAGGGCTTCGACCTTGACTGGAAGACTGTGTTCCAGACCGACGACCGGGGTGAGGTCGAGCGCTTCTGCCGGGAAAACGATATCGACTTCGAATGGACTGCGGACGGTCACCTGAAGACGGCGCAGACCTGCCAGGGCACCGCGCGCCATCCGGTGACCGGAGAGCGGCTCTGGTTCAACCAGGCGCATCTCTTCCATGCCTCAGCACTCGGCGAGGACGTGCTGGAGGATCTGGTCGATATCTTCGGCGAGGACGGGCTGCCGCGCGATGCGCGCTACGGCGACGGCGCGCCGATCCCGGGCGAGGTGCTGGAGAAGGTTCGTGCGGCCTTTCAGAAAGAGGCCCGGCAGTTCGACTGGCAAGCGGGCGACGTCATGCTGGTCGACAATATGCTGGCCTCGCATGCCCGGCGGCCCTTCACCGGCTCGCGCCGGGTGCTGGTCAGCATGGGCCGGATGCATTCCGAGCTGGAGCAGATCGCGGGCGCGGCGGAATAGGCCGCGAGACAGAAGAGGCTGGGAGGCCGTCCATGCGCATTGCGCTCGTCAACATGCCGTTCTCGTCGCTGCAGATCCCCTCGATCGCGCTGCATCAGCTCGAAACCGTGGTCCGCGAGAAGTTCGCCGACGCCGAGACCAGCGTGCATTACCTGAACCATGATTTCGGCGCCCAGGTCGGGCCGGACCTCTACGCCTGGATCTCGGAGAGTCTCGCCGGCCATACCTGCGGCTTCGGCGAATGGTTGTTCCGCCATGCCGCCTTCCCGGAGCATGGCGACAATACCGAGGCCTATTTCGCCCGCTACCTGCACCATTTCGGAAAAGAGCAGGTCGAGCGCTATCACCGCGAGCTGGCGCCGGTTCGCGCCGACCTTCCGCGCATCCTCGACGAGATGATCGAGACCCACGGGCTGGCCGATGCGGATATCGTCGGTCTCACCTCGATGTTCTTCCAGAACATGCCGAGCTTTGCTCTGGCGCGTCGGCTGAAGGAAACCGGCTCGAAGGCGCTGGTGCTGATGGGCGGGGCCAATTGCGAAGGCAATATGGGCATCGAGATCGTCAATAACGTACCTTGGCTCGACTATGTCTTCTCTGGCCATGCGCTGGTCAATTTCCCGAAGTTTCTCGAGGCCTTCCGGGCCGGCGAGACCGAGGTGATGTCGAGGATCGACGGGATCTTCAGCCGGACCAACAGCCGTTCCATCACGGCGCTCGATCCGTCGGTGAAGGCGAAGCGGCCGAGCGATGCCAAGCCGGAGCTGCAGGTGGACGGCATCAAGGTGGACGGACCGGAGCGCTCGCTCAACAGCGACGTGCCGCTCGATTACGAGGTCTATCTCGAGTCCTATAAGCGCCATTTCGGCGACTATCGCGCCGACGAAGTCGAGCTGCTGTTCGAGACCTCGCGCGGTTGCTGGTGGGGCGAGAAGGCGCATTGCACCTTTTGCGGACTCAATGGCGCGACGATGAAGTTCCGCGAGATGGGCGTCGATCTCGCCCGCAAGACGATCCAGGAGATGGTCGACAAATACGCGGATCGCGTGACGCGCTTCGCCAGCGTCGACAACATCATCCCGAAATCCTACACCGACGACCTGCTGCCGGAACTGAAGGTGCCGGGCCACGTGACCCTGTTCTACGAGGTGAAGGCGGATCTATCCCGCGAGCAGCTGAAGACTCTTGCAAAGGCGCGCGTGGTCGAGGTGCAGCCGGGAGTCGAGTCCATCGCGACCGAAACCCTGAAGCTGATGCGCAAGGGCACCACCGCCTTCAACAATATCCGCTTCCTCGCCGATTGCGCGGCCGAGGGGGTGAAGCCGGTCTGGAACCTGCTGGTCGGCTTTCCGGGCGAGTCCGCCGAGACCTTCGAGATGTACCGCAAGAACCTGCCGCGGCTGACCCACCTGCCGCCGCCCTCCGGCGTCTTCCCGGTGCGGTTCGACCGTTTCAGCCCCTATTTCACCCAAGCGGACAGCTTTGGGCTCGACCTCGAACCGCTCGATTATCACGAGCTGAACTATCCCTTCCCGGAAGAGGTGGTCTGGAACATGGCCTACTATTTCCGCGACCGGAACATCGACGCGCCCTACCAGGTCGACCTCGCCGAGCATCTGGCGCATCTGCGCGAGGCGGTGACGAAATGGCGCGCGCGCTGGGAATCGGAGGCGGGCGCGCCGCGTCTGCGCCTGATCGAGGACGATTATGGCTGGCTGGTCGAGGATCAGCGCACCGGCCACAAGGTCGAGCACGAGCTCGACGATCCAGACGTCGAACTGCTGCGCGCACTGGAGACGCCGCAGGCGCTCACCAAGGCACGCGAGATGAATGCCGACAGTCTCGCCTATCTGCAGGAGCTGGGGCTGCTGTTCGAGGAGCGCGGTCGGGTGATGTCGCTGGTCATGGAAGGCACGCGGCACGATCTCGATGCCGGACTGCACAGCTTCGCCGGCTCCAAGGGCCGGGCGGAGAACGCGGCGCTCGGTCTTACCTTCTGACCGGATCGGGCGGCCGGATATGAAAAAGCCGCGGCGGGTGCCGCGGCTTTTTGCCTGAGCCTGGAAAGACGGCTCAGTTCTTTTTCTTGCTCATCTCGTCGGACAGAGATGCCTTCATCGCGTCCGTGTCGACATCCGAGAGGGTGCCGCCGGCTTCGAAGTGCTCGATGAACAACTTACCGATGGTCCGGGTCGCGAGGTTGGAGAGCCCGGCCATGCCGACGAAGCCGACGCCGAGACCCCAGCCCGGAACGGACTTGAGGAACGTGGTCACGACACCGCTGGTGACGGCCCAGGGCGCGACACCGCCGGCGATGGCGCTGAGAATGGTGCGGACCCAGCTTTCGGAGAATTTCACGCCGTAGAGTTTGCAGAGCGCCACCACCATGGCGACCTGGGTGCCGGAGATCCCGGCAATGTCGGCAAACGGGATCGGCAGCACGCCGAAGGCCGAGGACCAGGCGGCATATTTGGAGACGATGGCCTGGGCCTGCTGGCGCTTGGCGGCGACATTGGCGACGACGGGTTCGGAAGCGACGGCTTCGGTTTCTGCAGTCATGGCAATACCTGCTGTGGTTGTTTGTGACGTTGATGACGAAGAGGCCGCGGCCTTTTCCGGCCGCTTGTCGGTGGTTCTGGTAGATGGCTGTGCGCTGCGCTTCGCAGCCGTGCTCCGCGTCGCGGCTCCGGAGGCGGCCGCCGCAGCGGATTTCTTCGCAGCGGCGGGTTTCTTGGCCCCGGATTTCGCGGCGCTCTTTGCTGTTCCCTGCGTGGCGGCTGCAGGCCGGGCTGTCGTGCGTCCGGCGGTTCGGGACGAGGTGCCGGGCCGTTGCGTACGGCGCAGTTCCGGGAGTTTCTTGCTCATACCGTCTCGCTCGCTTTTCCTGCCTTGGCGCGGCGGCGGGACAGCAGTTTGTCGGTCTCGGCCGCGAATTCCGCGATTTCCGCAGCGGCTGCGCCGCGCGGCTGGTAATAGCTCGGTGTGGTTCCCGCCAGAGCGGCTTCACCATAAGCGACTCGGGCCGGAAATTCCACATTCATGGGTTGAAGCCCGGCGTCTTCCATCTGCGCGCGCATGTGGCGCGCGATCACACTGCCCCGTGTCGTCTGGCTGAGGACGAAGCGCACCGGCGCGGTGCTGAGCCGCGCCACATGCTCCGCCGTGTCGGCGGCCACCTGATAGTCAATCGGCGAGGGACGCATCGGGATCAGCAGCAGATCCGCCCGGCGGATCGCGGCGTCCGTCGCTTCGGACTGGAAACCGGGCGTGTCGATGATGATGGTGTCGAACCCGTCCTTGAGAAAGGCATCGATCTGTTTCTCGACCGTGCCGGGGCCGGCGGTGGCTGCGGCCAGATCGGCCAGATCCTCGCCCGCCTCGATCCAGCGCACGAGCGTTCCGGCCGGATCGGCATCGATCAGCGCGACCTTTGCGCCTTGCTTGTGCCAATAGGCGCCGAGGCACATCGCGGACGTGCTCTTGCCGCTTCCGCCTTTCATGGTGACGAAGGTGATGATCTTCGCTGGCACCCGGCCTCCTTCGGGATGTTCGTCTATCCCCGGAGTTGATCGATGTAAAACTCAAGAATTGCAGAAGTTTAGCAGGCGATGCGCTAGGTTGTCAGAATATTTTGCGACAAGGTGTCGCTACCGAAAGCGAATGGAGGGGAAGGTATGCCCGGTATTCCAGCGCCCTCGGCATCCTGGCCTTTCCCGGAGTTGGGGCTGCAGGTGGCCATGGCCGAGGCGGTCTTCGAGCATCGCATCTCCGAGCCGGGCGATTTCGCTGCCGCCGGCATTCCGATGCCGGAGGATCTGGTCGAGGCCGTCCCGATGCGCCGTGCGGCCCATCTCGCCGGGCGGGTCTGTGCCCGGGAGGCGCTGCGTGCGGCAGGAGCGGGCGAATCTCTGGTTGGGCGGGACCGTTCGGGCGCGCCGGTCTGGCCGGCCGGATTTCGGGGTTCGATCACCCATGCGGGCAGGACGGCCGCCGCCGCCGCGATCCGCGCCGCCGCCTGCCGGGGGATCGGGCTCGATTACGAAATCGTCATGACGGGCGCGGCCGCGGAAGAGATATCCGACCTCGTGCTCCGCCCGGCCGACCGGCGAGGGATTGCCAGCCTTGCGGGAACCTCCTTCGAGGAGGGGGCGACGCTGGTCTTCTCCCTCAAGGAAAGTCTCTACAAGGCGATCTCGCCGTCGCTCGGAGGTTTCACAGGCTTCGAGGACGCGGAGCTCGCCTGGATCGGCGGTGGTCGGGCAAGGCTTCGGCTTGTGCGCCGTCTGTCGGACGCCTTGCCCGACGGTACCGAGATGGACTGTGTCTATGCGCTGTCGGGTGATCTGGTGCGAA
The Nisaea sediminum DNA segment above includes these coding regions:
- a CDS encoding TauD/TfdA family dioxygenase — translated: MATLDGTVRQLFEGEDFAVLVEADGTSGNAASWVSANLAGIEELAKTHPVVVLRGIGLSDEKGFPPVRDLLVGRPANYVYRSTPRTEVLEGVLTATEYPASEEILMHCENAYQRDWPLRLVFCCIKPAETGGQTPVADVRKVTRDIGEEILDEVERRGIRYIRNYHEGFDLDWKTVFQTDDRGEVERFCRENDIDFEWTADGHLKTAQTCQGTARHPVTGERLWFNQAHLFHASALGEDVLEDLVDIFGEDGLPRDARYGDGAPIPGEVLEKVRAAFQKEARQFDWQAGDVMLVDNMLASHARRPFTGSRRVLVSMGRMHSELEQIAGAAE
- a CDS encoding AAA family ATPase, producing MPAKIITFVTMKGGSGKSTSAMCLGAYWHKQGAKVALIDADPAGTLVRWIEAGEDLADLAAATAGPGTVEKQIDAFLKDGFDTIIIDTPGFQSEATDAAIRRADLLLIPMRPSPIDYQVAADTAEHVARLSTAPVRFVLSQTTRGSVIARHMRAQMEDAGLQPMNVEFPARVAYGEAALAGTTPSYYQPRGAAAAEIAEFAAETDKLLSRRRAKAGKASETV
- a CDS encoding YcjF family protein, with product MTAETEAVASEPVVANVAAKRQQAQAIVSKYAAWSSAFGVLPIPFADIAGISGTQVAMVVALCKLYGVKFSESWVRTILSAIAGGVAPWAVTSGVVTTFLKSVPGWGLGVGFVGMAGLSNLATRTIGKLFIEHFEAGGTLSDVDTDAMKASLSDEMSKKKN
- a CDS encoding 4'-phosphopantetheinyl transferase family protein; this translates as MPGIPAPSASWPFPELGLQVAMAEAVFEHRISEPGDFAAAGIPMPEDLVEAVPMRRAAHLAGRVCAREALRAAGAGESLVGRDRSGAPVWPAGFRGSITHAGRTAAAAAIRAAACRGIGLDYEIVMTGAAAEEISDLVLRPADRRGIASLAGTSFEEGATLVFSLKESLYKAISPSLGGFTGFEDAELAWIGGGRARLRLVRRLSDALPDGTEMDCVYALSGDLVRTLAVFA
- a CDS encoding RiPP maturation radical SAM C-methyltransferase, which encodes MRIALVNMPFSSLQIPSIALHQLETVVREKFADAETSVHYLNHDFGAQVGPDLYAWISESLAGHTCGFGEWLFRHAAFPEHGDNTEAYFARYLHHFGKEQVERYHRELAPVRADLPRILDEMIETHGLADADIVGLTSMFFQNMPSFALARRLKETGSKALVLMGGANCEGNMGIEIVNNVPWLDYVFSGHALVNFPKFLEAFRAGETEVMSRIDGIFSRTNSRSITALDPSVKAKRPSDAKPELQVDGIKVDGPERSLNSDVPLDYEVYLESYKRHFGDYRADEVELLFETSRGCWWGEKAHCTFCGLNGATMKFREMGVDLARKTIQEMVDKYADRVTRFASVDNIIPKSYTDDLLPELKVPGHVTLFYEVKADLSREQLKTLAKARVVEVQPGVESIATETLKLMRKGTTAFNNIRFLADCAAEGVKPVWNLLVGFPGESAETFEMYRKNLPRLTHLPPPSGVFPVRFDRFSPYFTQADSFGLDLEPLDYHELNYPFPEEVVWNMAYYFRDRNIDAPYQVDLAEHLAHLREAVTKWRARWESEAGAPRLRLIEDDYGWLVEDQRTGHKVEHELDDPDVELLRALETPQALTKAREMNADSLAYLQELGLLFEERGRVMSLVMEGTRHDLDAGLHSFAGSKGRAENAALGLTF